In Taeniopygia guttata chromosome 34, bTaeGut7.mat, whole genome shotgun sequence, a genomic segment contains:
- the LOC140681308 gene encoding serine/threonine-protein kinase pim-1-like produces the protein MVAEPQVRQRRAVSERRGGIRRELRPRAGTPPDGTRVPLEVVLMEKVGSGCQNIIQLLDWFELPDSFILVLERPGASRDLLEFLQEQDQGFLCEEQARWLFCQVLEAVRHCTACGVLHRDIKPENLLVDPESGDLKLIDFGCGTFLQERAFTDFAAVAAGAAPASVRRLVPGSGRQQPAPGQRRLSPLGTRVYSPPEWTWLGCYHGHAATIWSLGVLLYVMVCGSLPFQDDQAIVLGKLFFRRQLSPELQHLIRWCLAKHPADRPELEEISRHHWVWGRRF, from the exons ATGGTGGCGGAGCCGCAGGtccggcagcgccgggcggtGTCCGAGCGGCGCGGGGGAATCCGCCGAGAGctccggccccgggcggggacTCCC cccgacggcacccgcgtgcccttggaggtggtgctgatggagaaggtgggctctggctgccagaacatcatccagctgctcgactggtttgagctgccgGATAGCTTCATCCTGGTGCTGGAGCGTCCGGGGGCATCACGGGATCTCCTGgagttcctgcaggagcaggaccaggggttcctgtgcgaggagcaggcgcgctggcttttctgccaggtgctggaggccgtgcggcactgcaccgcctgcggcgtcctgcaccgggacatcaagccggagaacctcctcgtggacccggagagcggcgacctgaagctcatcgacttcggttgcggcaccttcctccaggagcgggccttcaCGGActttgccg CTGTGGCCGCGGgcgcagcccctgcctcggtcaggaggctggtgccaggctctggaaggcagcagcctgcgcccggccagcgccgcctgtctcccctaggaacgcgCGTGTACAGCCCACCCGAGTGGACCTGGCTGGGTTGCTACCACGGCCACGCagccaccatctggtccctgggcgtgctgctgtacgtcatggtctgcggcagcctccccttccaggacgaccAAGCCATCGTGCTGGGGAAGCTCTTCTTCCGGCggcagctctctccag agctccagcacctgatccgatggtgtttggccaagcaccctgcggacaggccggagctggaggagatctCGCGCCACCATTGGGTGtggggccggcgtttttga